The nucleotide window CTCGATTTGAGCGGCAAATGTCTGGTGTGCCAATAGCATTGTAGCTACAGCGGTTACAGCATAAGTCTCAAACAAGTCAGCAGCCATACCAGCGCAGTCACCGACGTTATCGCCCACGAGGTCGGCGATAACAGCAGGGTTTCTCGGGTCGTCTTCGGGGATACCGGCTTCGACTTTACCGACGAGGTCAGCGCCGACGTCAGCAGCTTTGGTATAGATACCGCCACCGAGTCTGGCAAATACAGAGATCAAACTGGCGCCAAAGCCGAGTCCGATCAGGGCGTTTACGTCTTTGGTGACAAGATAAAATCCAGTCACACCAAGTAGACCAAGACCAACTACCAGTAGTCCGGTAACCGATCCGCCTTTAAACGCTACTGATAGAGCAGCTTCCAGTCCGTTTCTTGCGGCTTCTGCTGTACGCACATTAGCGCGTACAGATACATACATTCCAACAAAACCGGAGACCGCCGACAAGATGGCGCCTACTGCAAAACCTGCAGCAGTTGTCCAGTTGAGTGTCAGTCCTACGATGAAAAACAAAACAGCGCCCACACCAGCGACAGTGGTGTACTGTCTGTTCATGTATGCGCTTGCACCTTCCTGGATGGCACCAGCAATTTGCTGCATCCTTTCGTTGCCTGCACTGAGAGCCAGTACGCTAGTACCAGCCCATCCTCCATAAGCAAGTGCCACTGCGCCGCAGCCCAGCACACCATAAAGCGTTGTATCGCCCGTCATCATTTACTCCCTAAATTCGCTTAACGAGATCCTTTAGTGGATCTGATAAATGCCAGGGTGAGTCAATTTGCTAAACCCACGGCGCTTGCAAGATTAGCAGGTGGTGATGCTCTTCGCCGGAACTCTATTTAATTTAGGGGGAGCATTTGGACCCAATTGAGAGTCTATATATAATTGATTACTTCTTTGAAAAGACCCTTTAGTGTTATGATGCTCCTCTTTGGATCTAATCAAAAGCTATAACTAGAACAGGTTTAAGACCATCCGGGTATCAAAAAACAAACGATCAGGTTTGCTCCTGGCAGCGCTAGTGCTCGCTGCTGGGGTTTTGAGTCCCTCAAGTCCAATCTATGCTCAGGGCTATGACGCTCCCAGAGGACCTGGGGTAAAGATTGTCTCTATTAAGGATGTAATTTCAGAAAGCGAAAAAGCAATATATATTCGCACCCAGAGCCCCGTTGTGGTCGGTCGTCCGACTTTTAACTATTTGCCAGGTGAAGGCGGGGACACCATTTTGACCGCTGACTTCGACGGTCTTTCATACAATTCGCCCACTAGAATTATTAGACTCAATTCACCTGAGAATCGTCTCAATAGAGAAAATTCACAGCCAGGCTCTGGCAATTTTAAGCCGCGTTTTGCTGGTATCAAAGAGATCCATGTCGGACAGTTTCAACAAAGTCCACCTAAGTTTAGAGTCAGTTTTATTGCCGGTGATGCCAAAGCCCTAAAGTCAGTATCGGTAGGTGCGGCCCCCGGTATGCTTAAGATCAGTTGGGCTGACGGGCCTGCGCCAGTCGCCAGTCGAGGCAAGACTGCCGGTAGCGGTAGCGAGATTGCTAGCACAAGCGATAGCACCACATCCGCACCAAAGGTGGCACCAAATGTGGTTAAGCCATCTCTAGCTCCACGTTTAGCCGGTGCTGCTACTCCACCAGTGGCACCGCCAGTCAAAGGCTCTTTGCTCTCTGGCAGTGACTCTCAGCCAAAATCTAGCCCAAATAAAGCTAATAACCAAAAAGCCAAGGGCGAAAAATCACACACTGAAAAGGCTGGCTCTCAGAGTGTTGTCACCGAAACAACCGCCACCGAAAAGTCAGTCAGCAAAGTGTCATCTGGTGGCTGGTTGTCGCGCCTTAAGACTCGCACCCTCGATATGATCGGGTTGGCTGACGAAAAATCTGAGCTAGAAAAGGGACCACCGGCAAAGCCCGAAAATAGCAGCAGCATGACCGAAACTGCTTTTGTGCCTTCTACTTCGGCCAATATGCCCGCACCTCAAGCCGCTGTCGCTAGCCGCGAACCTATCCCTGAAGACAACGGACCACCGCCCACGATAACGCTCGAAAAGGTCGATGACCAGGGCTCTGGCGCTACACTCGAAATATTTAGAGTAGAAATGCCAGATAGCCGAGAGCTGTCTTTTAAGTCTTTTAGACTGCATAACCCTGAGCGTTATGTCATGGACATACCTGATGCTCGGGCCATCACGTCGGCTACTCTGCCCGATATTACGCGCTCTCCCCTGGTCAAATCGATACGAGTAGGCGTACCCAGCGAAAACGAAGGCGTGGGTCGTCTGGTACTGGAGCTGGAAGGCAACAATGTTTCTGTGGATGAGCTAATGCATGCTGGCTCAAGCTATATGACCATTACCCTGGCTAAGGGACTTGGTACTGCTGGTGGTGCTACCAGCTCGCAAAGCTTTGGCGCGGTACCAGTGACACCAG belongs to Candidatus Obscuribacter sp. and includes:
- a CDS encoding N-acetylmuramoyl-L-alanine amidase, whose amino-acid sequence is MSPSSPIYAQGYDAPRGPGVKIVSIKDVISESEKAIYIRTQSPVVVGRPTFNYLPGEGGDTILTADFDGLSYNSPTRIIRLNSPENRLNRENSQPGSGNFKPRFAGIKEIHVGQFQQSPPKFRVSFIAGDAKALKSVSVGAAPGMLKISWADGPAPVASRGKTAGSGSEIASTSDSTTSAPKVAPNVVKPSLAPRLAGAATPPVAPPVKGSLLSGSDSQPKSSPNKANNQKAKGEKSHTEKAGSQSVVTETTATEKSVSKVSSGGWLSRLKTRTLDMIGLADEKSELEKGPPAKPENSSSMTETAFVPSTSANMPAPQAAVASREPIPEDNGPPPTITLEKVDDQGSGATLEIFRVEMPDSRELSFKSFRLHNPERYVMDIPDARAITSATLPDITRSPLVKSIRVGVPSENEGVGRLVLELEGNNVSVDELMHAGSSYMTITLAKGLGTAGGATSSQSFGAVPVTPVPEGPIIVPRAPQETVVVLDAGHGGSDPGAQRGDVNEADVTMAIINKLKKVLEGKGARIVMTRSDNTFISLEERVRITNQVNPNLFLSVHINSLQSTSDIRGIETYYQTDQSRPLAARVHESLVTGLGAPDRSVRKARFYVINHTPVPAILAEVDTLRTRRKETG